From the genome of Ictalurus punctatus breed USDA103 chromosome 28, Coco_2.0, whole genome shotgun sequence, one region includes:
- the LOC108260319 gene encoding kynurenine--oxoglutarate transaminase 1 isoform X2, which yields MSRKFHTQRTEAIDNHVWVEFTQLAAEYEVVNLSHGFPDFPPPSFAKEALCTAVCGGTSMHQYTRILVIIIEPFHDRYKSMTVMAGGKPVYMPLKPAKVTCPTLSSADWVLCPEELASKFTSHTKAIIINSPSNPLGKVFQREELQMIADLCIKHNVICISDEVYEWLTYDGAQHIKIASFPGMWEHTVTIGSAGKCFSATGWKLGWAIGPGHILKHLQSIHQNSVYHCPTPTQEALAVCFQREYNMFGTEESYFRQLPKQLQTKCERLANCMSSVGLQPIMPEGGYFMMMDISNVKVDLNDPNTKDELYDSRFVKWLIKEKGLGTIPVSAFFSLEQRAHFQNYIRVCFVRDDSTLDAVEDILKQWSDYIKMGSN from the exons ATGTCCCGCAAGTTCCATACACAGAGGACCGAGGCAATCGACAATCATGTGTG GGTGGAATTTACCCAACTAGCTGCTGAGTATGAAGTAGTGAACCTGAGCCATGGATTCCCTGACTTTCCTCCTCCCAGTTTTGCCAAGGAGGCTCTTTGCACTGCTGTCTGTGGGGGCACTAGTATGCACCAATACACACGCATCCTT GTAATTATCATAGAACCTTTCCATGACCGTTATAAATCCATGACTGTAATGGCAGGAGGAAAACCTGTCTACATGCCCCTCAAACCT GCAAAGGTTACTTGTCCAACTTTGTCCAGTGCTGATTGGGTGTTGTGTCCTGAAGAGCTGGCCAGTAAATTTACCTCTCATACAAAAGCTATCATCATTAACAGTCCCAGTAATCCATTAGGCAAG GTATTTCAGAGGGAAGAGTTGCAGATGATAGCTGACCTGTGTATAAAGCATAATGTTATTTGCATCAGTGATGAGGTGTATGAGTGGCTTACATATGATGGAgcacaacatataaaaatag CAAGTTTTCCAGGTATGTGGGAGCACACTGTCACTATCGGGAGCGCAGGCAAGTGCTTTAGTGCAACGGGATGGAAG TTGGGCTGGGCAATTGGACCAGGACATATCCTTAAACACCTGCAAAGCATTCATCAGAACTCTGTATACCACTGCCCCACTCCTACTCAG GAGGCTCTGGCAGTGTGTTTCCAGAGAGAATAcaacatgtttggcacagaagAAAGCTACTTTAGACAGTTACCAAAGCAGCTCCAAACCAAATGCGAAAGGCTAGCCAACTGTATGAGTAGTGTGGGGCTGCAGCCCATCATGCCTGAGGGTGGCTACTTTATGATGATGGACATCTCCAACGTGA AGGTTGACCTAAATGACCCAAATACTAAGGATGAACTCTATGACAGCAGATTTGTGAAGTGGCTTATTAAAGAGaag GGTTTGGGCACTATCCCTGTATCTGCATTTTTCAGCTTGGAGCAAAGAGCACACTTCCAGAATTACATTAGAGTCTGCTTTGTCAGG GATGATTCAACCCTGGATGCAGTAGAAGACATTCTGAAACAGTGGAGTGATTATATCAAAATGGGATCAAACTAA
- the LOC108260319 gene encoding kynurenine--oxoglutarate transaminase 1 isoform X1, with protein MSRKFHTQRTEAIDNHVWVEFTQLAAEYEVVNLSHGFPDFPPPSFAKEALCTAVCGGTSMHQYTRILGHPPLVKILAKFFGRILGLEIDPMQDILITVGAYEALFCAIQALISEGDEVIIIEPFHDRYKSMTVMAGGKPVYMPLKPAKVTCPTLSSADWVLCPEELASKFTSHTKAIIINSPSNPLGKVFQREELQMIADLCIKHNVICISDEVYEWLTYDGAQHIKIASFPGMWEHTVTIGSAGKCFSATGWKLGWAIGPGHILKHLQSIHQNSVYHCPTPTQEALAVCFQREYNMFGTEESYFRQLPKQLQTKCERLANCMSSVGLQPIMPEGGYFMMMDISNVKVDLNDPNTKDELYDSRFVKWLIKEKGLGTIPVSAFFSLEQRAHFQNYIRVCFVRDDSTLDAVEDILKQWSDYIKMGSN; from the exons ATGTCCCGCAAGTTCCATACACAGAGGACCGAGGCAATCGACAATCATGTGTG GGTGGAATTTACCCAACTAGCTGCTGAGTATGAAGTAGTGAACCTGAGCCATGGATTCCCTGACTTTCCTCCTCCCAGTTTTGCCAAGGAGGCTCTTTGCACTGCTGTCTGTGGGGGCACTAGTATGCACCAATACACACGCATCCTT GGCCATCCACCACTTGTAAAGATCCTTGCCAAATTTTTTGGGAGGATTTTGGGCCTGGAAATTGATCCAATGCAGGACATACTGATTACTGTAGGAGCCTATGAAGCCCTTTTTTGTGCAATTCAGGCTCTGATTTCTGAAGGTGATGAA GTAATTATCATAGAACCTTTCCATGACCGTTATAAATCCATGACTGTAATGGCAGGAGGAAAACCTGTCTACATGCCCCTCAAACCT GCAAAGGTTACTTGTCCAACTTTGTCCAGTGCTGATTGGGTGTTGTGTCCTGAAGAGCTGGCCAGTAAATTTACCTCTCATACAAAAGCTATCATCATTAACAGTCCCAGTAATCCATTAGGCAAG GTATTTCAGAGGGAAGAGTTGCAGATGATAGCTGACCTGTGTATAAAGCATAATGTTATTTGCATCAGTGATGAGGTGTATGAGTGGCTTACATATGATGGAgcacaacatataaaaatag CAAGTTTTCCAGGTATGTGGGAGCACACTGTCACTATCGGGAGCGCAGGCAAGTGCTTTAGTGCAACGGGATGGAAG TTGGGCTGGGCAATTGGACCAGGACATATCCTTAAACACCTGCAAAGCATTCATCAGAACTCTGTATACCACTGCCCCACTCCTACTCAG GAGGCTCTGGCAGTGTGTTTCCAGAGAGAATAcaacatgtttggcacagaagAAAGCTACTTTAGACAGTTACCAAAGCAGCTCCAAACCAAATGCGAAAGGCTAGCCAACTGTATGAGTAGTGTGGGGCTGCAGCCCATCATGCCTGAGGGTGGCTACTTTATGATGATGGACATCTCCAACGTGA AGGTTGACCTAAATGACCCAAATACTAAGGATGAACTCTATGACAGCAGATTTGTGAAGTGGCTTATTAAAGAGaag GGTTTGGGCACTATCCCTGTATCTGCATTTTTCAGCTTGGAGCAAAGAGCACACTTCCAGAATTACATTAGAGTCTGCTTTGTCAGG GATGATTCAACCCTGGATGCAGTAGAAGACATTCTGAAACAGTGGAGTGATTATATCAAAATGGGATCAAACTAA